Proteins from a single region of Catenulispora acidiphila DSM 44928:
- a CDS encoding MbtH family protein — MNATQVVVNDEDQYSLWPAEALPPAGWRVEGFSGTREDCLAHIEAVWTDMRPRSVREASQEAESRHG; from the coding sequence ATGAACGCGACCCAGGTCGTGGTGAACGACGAGGACCAGTACTCGCTCTGGCCCGCCGAGGCGCTGCCGCCGGCCGGTTGGCGGGTCGAGGGGTTCTCGGGCACGCGCGAGGACTGCCTCGCTCACATCGAAGCCGTCTGGACGGACATGCGTCCGCGCAGCGTGCGGGAGGCTTCGCAGGAGGCTGAGTCCCGCCATGGCTGA
- a CDS encoding TetR/AcrR family transcriptional regulator, whose product MPDIKHFDPDAALEEALLLFWQRGSAATGVQDIVQATGVNRSSLYATFGDKQALFQAALTRYVDERSTPVFGRLGAEGSSLGAIRAFFDGLIEARCEGPYAQWGCMVSNTYAAPEQSDPKVREVLERHHATLVGNLRAALEAAADQGQLRADVDPRAAAEHLALLAYGINIRSRHGASTEDLRAAVTAALAGIAS is encoded by the coding sequence GTGCCCGACATCAAGCACTTCGACCCGGACGCAGCCCTGGAAGAAGCGCTGCTCCTGTTCTGGCAGCGCGGATCGGCAGCCACCGGCGTGCAGGACATCGTGCAAGCGACAGGCGTGAACAGATCCAGCCTGTACGCGACCTTCGGCGACAAACAGGCACTGTTCCAAGCGGCGCTGACCCGCTACGTCGACGAACGTTCCACCCCGGTCTTCGGTCGCTTAGGCGCCGAAGGCAGCAGCCTTGGCGCGATACGAGCCTTCTTCGACGGCCTCATCGAAGCACGCTGCGAAGGCCCATACGCCCAATGGGGATGCATGGTGTCCAACACCTACGCCGCACCCGAGCAGTCGGACCCGAAGGTCCGCGAGGTCCTCGAACGCCACCACGCGACACTGGTCGGCAACCTGCGCGCGGCCTTGGAAGCGGCGGCCGACCAGGGACAGCTCCGAGCTGACGTTGACCCCCGCGCGGCAGCGGAACACCTAGCGCTCCTGGCATACGGCATCAACATCCGCTCGCGCCACGGCGCGTCCACCGAGGACCTCCGCGCGGCCGTCACTGCCGCGCTGGCCGGCATCGCGTCCTGA
- a CDS encoding mechanosensitive ion channel family protein, with product MSTGAGTEREPLLIPASHAEVPDLRTRAGRNLRQVILRRGAFASAIAVVALVVSYHYGGLVGAGGHQSLHLVLAFAGAVVFLVSAVIAVRCATNDILGLVHVPGRLSDARASTLRILCLLFGYILVVFGALSLLRVPVGHLLLGGVLTGVILGIAAQQVLANVFAGITILFAKPFTIGDELRIRSGALGGPIVGRVSGMTLTYVTVRTAAGPVLVPNSAVLAAAVGPAQEWLE from the coding sequence GTGAGTACAGGGGCGGGTACGGAGCGCGAGCCGCTCCTCATCCCCGCATCCCACGCCGAAGTGCCAGATCTGCGCACCCGAGCGGGGCGAAACCTGCGGCAGGTCATCCTGCGGCGTGGCGCCTTCGCCTCGGCGATCGCCGTCGTGGCGCTGGTCGTCTCCTACCACTACGGCGGCCTCGTCGGCGCCGGCGGGCATCAGTCCCTGCACCTGGTGCTGGCGTTCGCCGGCGCGGTGGTGTTCCTGGTGAGCGCGGTGATCGCGGTGCGCTGCGCGACCAACGACATCCTGGGACTGGTGCACGTGCCGGGGCGGCTCAGCGACGCGCGAGCGAGCACGCTGCGCATCCTGTGCCTGCTGTTCGGTTACATCCTGGTGGTCTTCGGCGCGTTGAGTCTGTTGCGCGTGCCGGTGGGGCATCTGCTGCTCGGCGGGGTCCTGACCGGGGTCATCCTCGGTATCGCGGCGCAGCAGGTCCTCGCGAACGTCTTCGCGGGCATCACGATCTTGTTCGCCAAGCCGTTCACGATCGGTGACGAGCTGCGCATCCGCTCCGGTGCCCTCGGCGGGCCCATCGTCGGCCGCGTGTCCGGTATGACGCTGACGTACGTGACGGTGCGGACCGCCGCCGGACCAGTGCTGGTTCCCAACAGCGCGGTGCTCGCGGCGGCCGTCGGACCTGCGCAGGAGTGGCTGGAGTAG
- the mshB gene encoding N-acetyl-1-D-myo-inositol-2-amino-2-deoxy-alpha-D-glucopyranoside deacetylase: protein MADSGSEPRSLLLVHAHPDDESIDNGATMARYAAAGVNVTLVTCTLGEEGDVVVPELAHLGAAYEDRLADHRAGELDAAMAALGVTDHRILNEQNRYRDSGMMGSPSNDHPRSFWRADVEEAARSLAHIIRELRPQVLVTYGPDGGYGHPDHIQAHRVAMRAAQLAGQAGQADASQNARLPHAVAKIYWNCHPRSAARFSTKALRAEEQTPFLLDESAISVTDDSFATCVIDASDHLAAKSAALSAHRTQMTVQGAFFALSNNVGRLISGEEYYHLAYCRPDLAVDEPEDHAAPDLESDLFAGL from the coding sequence ATGGCTGACTCGGGATCCGAACCGCGCTCCCTGCTGCTCGTCCACGCCCACCCCGACGACGAGTCCATCGACAACGGCGCCACTATGGCCCGCTACGCCGCCGCCGGCGTGAACGTCACCCTCGTGACCTGCACCCTCGGCGAGGAAGGCGACGTCGTGGTGCCGGAGCTGGCGCACCTCGGCGCCGCGTATGAGGACCGTCTCGCCGACCACCGGGCGGGCGAACTCGACGCCGCGATGGCCGCCCTCGGCGTCACCGACCACCGGATCCTGAACGAGCAGAACCGTTACCGGGACTCGGGAATGATGGGCTCCCCGAGCAACGATCATCCCCGGTCCTTCTGGCGCGCCGACGTCGAGGAAGCGGCGCGCTCGCTTGCCCACATCATCAGGGAGCTGCGACCCCAGGTCTTGGTCACCTACGGTCCCGACGGAGGCTACGGCCACCCCGACCACATCCAGGCCCACCGCGTCGCCATGCGCGCCGCACAGTTGGCGGGGCAGGCAGGCCAGGCGGACGCCTCCCAAAACGCCCGCCTGCCCCACGCCGTCGCGAAGATCTACTGGAACTGCCACCCGCGCAGCGCGGCCCGCTTCAGCACCAAGGCGCTGCGAGCCGAGGAACAAACTCCGTTCCTGCTCGACGAATCGGCGATCAGCGTGACCGACGACAGCTTCGCGACCTGCGTGATCGACGCTTCCGACCACCTCGCGGCGAAGAGCGCCGCACTGAGCGCGCACCGGACCCAGATGACCGTCCAGGGCGCGTTCTTCGCCCTGTCGAACAACGTCGGCCGGCTGATATCCGGCGAGGAGTACTACCACCTCGCCTACTGCCGACCGGACCTGGCGGTGGACGAGCCGGAAGACCACGCCGCGCCGGACCTCGAGAGCGACCTCTTCGCAGGGCTCTGA
- a CDS encoding universal stress protein, whose protein sequence is MIAPVVVGIDDMDQSPHALELAGIEAELRDAPLWVAHAYHRVPPVVTAAADGSAPTAHAALESTAEPLATALKQLHADHPRLQVRSYAMSGPAAAGLAALAEEAELLVLGHRGRGGFAGMLLGSVALRTVAHARCLVVVARGARRAMKRVVVGIDVDDATAGRAQLAFAFEEAVLRGAELVVLHTWEDPGAFYPDPTGDYTRDHLATLDDDHRQRLHAALKPWRAANPDVAVDVRVEGGSAARHLVEASSHADLLIVGGRLRRDGDGMRLGALAYSLLHHARSPVVIVPER, encoded by the coding sequence ATGATCGCTCCCGTCGTCGTCGGCATCGACGACATGGACCAGAGCCCCCACGCGCTGGAGCTGGCGGGCATCGAGGCCGAACTGCGCGACGCGCCGCTATGGGTCGCCCACGCCTACCACCGGGTCCCGCCGGTGGTCACGGCCGCCGCCGACGGCAGCGCCCCGACCGCGCACGCGGCGCTGGAATCGACCGCGGAACCGCTGGCCACAGCCCTGAAACAGCTCCACGCCGACCATCCGCGCCTGCAAGTCCGCAGCTACGCGATGAGCGGACCGGCCGCTGCCGGGCTCGCCGCCTTGGCCGAGGAAGCCGAGCTGCTCGTGCTGGGCCACCGCGGCCGCGGTGGCTTCGCCGGCATGCTGCTGGGCTCGGTCGCGCTGCGTACCGTGGCGCACGCCCGCTGCCTGGTGGTGGTCGCGCGCGGCGCCCGGCGGGCCATGAAGCGCGTGGTCGTCGGCATCGACGTCGACGACGCCACCGCCGGTCGGGCCCAACTCGCCTTCGCCTTCGAGGAGGCAGTCCTGCGCGGCGCGGAGCTGGTCGTGCTGCACACCTGGGAGGATCCTGGCGCGTTCTATCCCGACCCCACCGGCGACTACACGCGCGACCACCTCGCGACGCTCGACGACGACCACCGCCAGCGCCTGCACGCGGCACTGAAGCCGTGGCGGGCGGCGAATCCCGACGTCGCGGTCGACGTCCGGGTCGAGGGCGGTTCCGCCGCCCGGCATTTGGTCGAAGCCAGCAGCCACGCCGATCTGCTGATCGTCGGCGGCCGTCTGCGCCGCGACGGCGACGGCATGCGTCTGGGAGCTCTGGCCTATTCGCTGCTGCACCACGCGCGATCCCCGGTGGTCATCGTTCCGGAGCGGTGA
- a CDS encoding class I SAM-dependent methyltransferase, translating into MSDWPPSAEDFNAWYANMVDHSSGDAIQRRHLGLPAHLLSTSLLTWDGIAEVIEALRLEPGTRLVDLACGRGGYGLEMAARTGATLIGIDFSKEAIAQAAALAQRLGAEAEFRAGDLADTGLPAASVDALVCVDAIQFKPEPATFAEMHRVLAPGGRIALTTWEALDRSDERVTPRIRVVDVQAGLEQAGFVDVEVRERPQWRSAERALWEEAAALDPGDDPALKSLHDEGVRVLPWFDLTRRVLATAGVDR; encoded by the coding sequence ATGAGCGACTGGCCGCCGTCGGCGGAAGACTTCAACGCGTGGTACGCGAACATGGTCGACCACTCGTCGGGGGACGCGATCCAGCGGCGGCATCTGGGCTTGCCGGCCCACCTGCTGTCGACGAGCCTGCTGACGTGGGACGGCATCGCCGAGGTGATCGAGGCGCTGCGGCTGGAGCCGGGAACCCGGCTGGTGGACCTCGCTTGCGGGCGTGGCGGGTACGGCTTGGAGATGGCCGCCAGGACCGGCGCGACGCTGATCGGGATCGACTTCTCGAAGGAGGCGATCGCGCAGGCGGCGGCGCTGGCGCAGCGGTTGGGCGCCGAGGCCGAGTTCCGAGCCGGCGACCTGGCCGACACCGGCTTGCCGGCGGCGTCGGTCGACGCGCTGGTGTGTGTTGACGCGATCCAGTTCAAGCCGGAGCCCGCTACGTTCGCGGAGATGCACCGCGTGCTCGCGCCGGGCGGGCGGATCGCGCTGACGACGTGGGAAGCGCTGGACCGGTCTGATGAGCGCGTCACGCCGCGGATCCGGGTCGTCGATGTCCAGGCTGGCTTGGAGCAGGCCGGGTTCGTCGACGTCGAGGTCCGCGAACGTCCGCAGTGGCGGTCGGCCGAGCGCGCGCTGTGGGAGGAGGCTGCGGCCCTCGATCCGGGCGACGATCCGGCGCTGAAGTCGCTGCATGACGAGGGCGTTCGTGTGCTGCCGTGGTTCGATCTGACGCGGCGGGTTCTCGCGACGGCGGGGGTGGATCGGTAG
- a CDS encoding peroxiredoxin-like family protein → MSLNTELRAYYEARQQQIPADIRAVMDRAAADLAASGQTEQAPAVGEAAPLFTLPAVDGRSVALADALAQGPVVLTFYRGAWCPYCNMTLRALQAVNDDITARGAQLIAVSPQIPDESLTLAEKHALTFQILSDLGCQTAKLYGLSFDIPQDLSNLYDALGFDLNRVNAGHARTLPLPSTFVIAPDGTITWTFVETDYTKRAEPSDILAALDRIRDTAAASAS, encoded by the coding sequence GTGTCCCTCAATACCGAACTGCGCGCGTACTACGAAGCCCGCCAGCAGCAGATCCCGGCGGACATCCGCGCGGTCATGGACCGCGCGGCAGCCGACCTCGCCGCGTCCGGCCAGACCGAGCAAGCGCCGGCCGTGGGCGAGGCCGCCCCGCTGTTCACGCTCCCGGCCGTCGACGGCCGCAGCGTCGCCCTGGCCGACGCTCTCGCGCAGGGCCCTGTGGTGCTCACCTTCTACCGCGGCGCCTGGTGCCCCTACTGCAACATGACCCTGCGCGCCCTCCAAGCCGTCAACGACGACATCACCGCACGCGGCGCACAACTGATCGCGGTGTCCCCGCAGATCCCCGACGAGTCCCTCACCCTCGCCGAAAAGCACGCCCTGACCTTCCAGATCCTCAGCGACCTCGGCTGCCAGACCGCCAAGCTCTACGGCCTGTCCTTCGACATCCCGCAGGACCTCTCCAACCTCTACGACGCCCTCGGCTTCGACCTGAACCGCGTCAACGCCGGCCACGCCCGCACCCTCCCCCTCCCCTCCACCTTCGTCATCGCCCCCGACGGCACCATCACCTGGACCTTCGTCGAAACCGACTACACCAAGCGCGCCGAACCCTCCGACATCCTCGCCGCCCTGGACCGCATCCGCGATACCGCGGCGGCGTCAGCGAGCTGA
- a CDS encoding cupin domain-containing protein — translation MSSENTHLPPGVEVIATLPGAAARIAADAEARTVRVTLAPGDPGAPPHRHPGPVFGYVTQGEILFELEGEEPRVLRAGEAVFEPGGDVIHYLGANNLADTQSELVVTLFAPPGTPILTVVGAEELAERRHLRFSQS, via the coding sequence ATGAGCTCTGAGAACACACACCTGCCCCCGGGCGTCGAAGTGATCGCCACCCTGCCGGGGGCGGCGGCGCGGATCGCGGCCGACGCCGAGGCCAGGACCGTCCGGGTCACGCTGGCACCGGGCGATCCCGGCGCGCCGCCGCACCGGCACCCCGGTCCGGTCTTCGGCTACGTGACCCAGGGCGAGATCCTCTTCGAGCTGGAGGGCGAGGAGCCGCGCGTGCTCAGGGCCGGCGAAGCCGTGTTCGAGCCCGGCGGCGACGTCATCCACTACCTGGGCGCGAACAACCTCGCCGACACGCAGTCGGAGCTGGTGGTGACCCTGTTCGCGCCTCCCGGCACGCCGATCCTGACCGTGGTCGGCGCGGAGGAACTGGCCGAACGGCGTCATCTGAGGTTCAGCCAGTCCTGA
- a CDS encoding alpha/beta hydrolase, with product MLDPVLEPAAQRLVEETDPHPHVYEVPLEQARARLRQLQAGDGVPKPEIDEEWVEVDAGAWGMVRARIVRPQGAAGMLPVFLYLHGGGWVVGDSDTHDRLVRELVVGSGAAAVFPLYDRAPEAKYPTQIEQSYAVVRWAVREGARHGLDAARLAVCGDSSGGGMAAALALMAKERGDVHIKAQMLLYPTLDANFETSSYQQFADHYYNTRAAMQWFWDQYTADPAQRTEPHASPLRATLEDLRGMPPTLLITGEADVLRDEGEAYAAKLREAEADVTALRILGTVHDFLLLDSLRDTNAAKLGRLLVIEALKAT from the coding sequence ATGCTCGATCCAGTGCTTGAGCCGGCTGCCCAACGGTTGGTCGAGGAGACCGATCCGCACCCGCACGTCTACGAGGTGCCTTTGGAGCAGGCCAGGGCCCGTTTGCGTCAGTTGCAGGCCGGCGACGGAGTGCCAAAGCCTGAGATCGACGAGGAGTGGGTCGAGGTCGATGCGGGCGCCTGGGGGATGGTTCGGGCTCGGATCGTGCGACCTCAAGGCGCGGCCGGGATGTTGCCCGTCTTCCTGTATCTCCACGGCGGCGGCTGGGTGGTCGGCGACAGCGACACGCACGATCGCCTGGTGCGGGAGCTGGTCGTCGGCTCCGGCGCGGCGGCGGTGTTCCCGCTCTACGACCGGGCGCCCGAGGCGAAGTACCCGACGCAGATCGAGCAGAGCTACGCCGTCGTGCGGTGGGCTGTGCGCGAGGGCGCGCGGCATGGGCTGGACGCCGCCCGACTCGCAGTGTGCGGCGACTCCTCCGGCGGAGGCATGGCAGCGGCGCTCGCCCTGATGGCCAAGGAGCGCGGCGACGTGCATATCAAGGCCCAGATGCTGCTCTACCCGACGCTGGACGCGAACTTCGAGACCAGCTCATACCAGCAGTTCGCAGACCACTACTACAACACGCGCGCCGCCATGCAGTGGTTCTGGGATCAGTACACCGCCGACCCCGCGCAGCGCACCGAGCCGCACGCCTCCCCGCTGCGAGCCACCCTCGAAGACCTGCGCGGCATGCCGCCGACCCTACTGATCACCGGCGAGGCCGACGTCCTGCGCGACGAGGGCGAGGCCTACGCCGCCAAGCTGCGCGAGGCCGAAGCGGACGTCACCGCACTGCGAATCCTCGGCACAGTGCACGACTTCCTCCTGCTCGACAGCCTCCGCGACACCAACGCCGCCAAGCTCGGCCGCCTCCTGGTGATCGAGGCACTGAAGGCGACCTGA